One genomic segment of Amycolatopsis granulosa includes these proteins:
- a CDS encoding SDR family NAD(P)-dependent oxidoreductase, translating into MDVRGAVAVVTGASSGIGAATALRLHEAGARLVLQGRDGDRLAAIADRTGAVAIRADFAEPGAAEAAAEEIARRAERIDVLVNNAGLGWAGAVAEMSGPDVRRLLDVNLAAPLELTRALLPRLLARPRAAVVFVTSIAGRTGVAGECVYSAAKAGVDVFAESLRLELAGTGVHVGVVVPGVVDTAFFARRGRPYQRRSPKPVPAATVAAAVLEAVTAERAEQYVPRWLRLPTVVRATVPSVYRALSARFGGSS; encoded by the coding sequence GTGGACGTCCGCGGTGCGGTCGCAGTGGTCACCGGTGCCTCCTCCGGCATCGGGGCCGCCACCGCGCTCCGGCTGCACGAGGCCGGTGCTCGCCTCGTGCTGCAGGGCCGCGACGGTGACCGGCTCGCCGCGATCGCCGACCGCACCGGCGCCGTCGCGATCCGCGCCGACTTCGCCGAGCCCGGCGCGGCCGAGGCGGCCGCGGAGGAGATCGCGCGGCGGGCGGAGCGGATCGACGTGCTCGTCAACAACGCCGGCCTGGGCTGGGCGGGGGCGGTGGCCGAGATGTCCGGTCCGGACGTACGGCGGTTGCTCGACGTGAACCTCGCCGCCCCGCTCGAACTGACCCGTGCGCTGCTGCCCCGGCTGCTGGCGCGGCCCCGCGCGGCGGTGGTCTTCGTCACCTCCATCGCGGGACGGACAGGGGTCGCGGGGGAGTGCGTCTACTCGGCGGCCAAGGCCGGGGTTGACGTGTTCGCGGAGAGCTTACGGCTCGAACTGGCCGGTACCGGGGTGCACGTCGGGGTCGTCGTGCCCGGGGTGGTGGACACCGCGTTCTTTGCCCGCCGCGGCCGCCCCTACCAGCGGCGGAGCCCGAAACCGGTCCCGGCGGCCACGGTCGCCGCCGCGGTGCTCGAAGCGGTCACCGCGGAGCGTGCGGAGCAGTACGTCCCGCGCTGGCTGCGGCTGCCGACAGTGGTGCGGGCGACGGTGCCTTCGGTGTACCGTGCACTGTCTGCCCGATTCGGGGGCTCGAGCTGA